The proteins below are encoded in one region of Oncorhynchus gorbuscha isolate QuinsamMale2020 ecotype Even-year linkage group LG01, OgorEven_v1.0, whole genome shotgun sequence:
- the LOC124041732 gene encoding integrin beta-2-like isoform X2 gives MRGGEHVDEMYPCVSLLLLLMGRAIPLVLSEEVKLCSKTVINSCNDCIKSGAYCTWCKQPNFIKPGEQEAARCDTWAQLIERGCMEEDIISPKNDFSSSKNISLSNTALDKGEPIQLRPQEVNLKLRPGLPHTFTLDFQRVEGYPVDLYYLMDLSYSMEDDLRSIKTLGNELFSALQGITRKGRIGFGSFVDKTVLPFTNTNSEKLNKPCAETEMYCQPAFGYRHVLSMTENKAEFESEVNKQRISGNLDSPEGTLDAIMQAAVCGERIGWRNSSTRLIVLTTDDGFHMAGDGKLAGILEPNDERCYMDNNLYSKSNEMDYPSVGQVANQLEMNNIQPIFAVTKNMEKVYRELSKMIPKSEVGVLSADSHNVVELIQNAYNRLSSKVTVTHDALPDNVRVTYTPLCPEGGPSGDKGVCNNVGVGQMVSFNVTVTADECMQSEMSFLIGPLGMKDKLKVSLSTLCKCECDDSVTVDSPYCNGKGQVNCGMCSCKAGFVGQKCECSIGEKDESSLRAACRKDNGTECEGRGDCVCGICQCYTLPGGSTYYGTHCECENESCEKFQNKLCGGNGKCRCKNCECKPGYEGTACQCKKSDEQCRTPSGSVCSGRGTCKCNQCKCMEGYQRPYCLTCPACQTTCITKGKCIECLGFQTGPFSKNCSQACTSISEFKMVEMLPPGKPCDVRDVESCRVFFTITQLDGEDNYTAQIIKTRECPKLPNIYAIIGGSIVGVTVIGILILLFIKVFFTLKDLKEYRKFRNDAQKTKWSDNKNPIFQEATTTVANPTFSGE, from the exons atgagaggaggagagcatgtagat GAAATGTATCCGTGTGTGTCTCTCCTGCTCCTTCTGATGGGCAGAG ccattCCCCTAGTGCTCTCCGAGGAGGTGAAATTATGTTCCAAAACAGTGATCAACTCCTGCAATGACTGCATCAAATCAGGAGCGTACTGCACGTGGTGCAAACAACCG AACTTCATCAAACCAGGGGAGCAGGAAGCAGCTCGCTGTGACACCTGGGCTCAGCTCATAGAAAGGGGCTGCATGGAAGAAGACATCATATCTCCCAAGAATGACTTTTCTTCTTCTAAGAACatctccctgtccaacactgcaTTGGACAAGGGGGAACCCATCCAGCTCCGTCCTCAGGAGGTCAATCTGAAGCTCAGACCAG GACTGCCTCATACATTCACGCTGGACTTTCAGAGAGTGGAGGGCTATCCTGTTGATCTCTACTACCTGATGGATCTCTCCTACTCCATGGAGGATGATTTGAGGAGCATCAAGACTCTGGGAAACGAACTGTTTAGCGCTCTGCAAGGCATCACAAGAAAAGGACGAATCG GTTTTGGCTCTTTTGTAGACAAGACTGTCCTGCCGTTCACTAACACCAACTCAGAGAAGCTGAATAAGCCATGCGCCGAAACAGAGATGTACTGCCAACCTGCTTTTGGCTACAGACATGTTCTTAGCATGACGGAAAACAAAGCTGAGTTTGAGAGCGAGGTCAACAAGCAGCGGATCTCTGGGAACTTGGACTCCCCCGAAGGGACGCTGGACGCCATCATGCAGGCTGCAGTCTGTGGG GAAAGGATTGGCTGGAGGAATAGCAGCACTCGGCTTATCGTCCTGACCACCGACGATGGCTTCCACATGGCAGGGGACGGCAAGCTGGCTGGCATACTGGAGCCCAATGATGAGAGATGTTACATGGACAATAACCTGTACAGCAAGAGCAATGAAATG GACTACCCATCTGTTGGTCAAGTGGCTAATCAGTTAGAGATGAACAACATTCAGCCAATCTTTGCTGTGACGAAGAACATGGAGAAGGTATACAGG GAACTCAGTAAAATGATCCCCAAGTCTGAGGTGGGAGTGTTGTCCGCTGACTCCCATAATGTCGTTGAACTGATCCAAAATGCCTACAAC AGGCTCTCCTCCAAAGTGACGGTGACTCATGATGCTCTCCCTGACAACGTGAGAGTCACTTACACTCCACTCTGTCCTGAAGGGGGACCCTCAGGGGACAAAGGAGTGTGTAACAATGTGGGAGTGGGACAGATG GTGTctttcaatgtaacagtgacagcgGATGAATGTATGCAGAGTGAAATGTCTTTCCTGATTGGTCCGTTGGGTATGAAGGACAAGCTGAAGGTGAGCTTGTCGACTCTCTGCAAGTGTGAGTGTGACGACTCTGTGACGGTCGATTCCCCGTACTGCAACGGGAAGGGCCAAGTCAACTGTGGCATGTGCAG TTGCAAAGCCGGCTTTGTGGGCCAGAAGTGTGAGTGCTCCATCGGGGAGAAGGACGAGAGCTCTCTGAGAGCGGCGTGCCGGAAGGACAACGGCACGGAGTGTGAAGGAcgaggggactgtgtgtgtggcaTTTGCCAGTGCTACACCTTACCAGGTGGCAGCACCTACTACGGCACGCACTGCGAGTGTGAAAACGAGAGCTGCGAGAAGTTCCAGAACAAACtgtgtggag GGAACGGAAAATGCCGTTGCAAAAATTGCGAATGCAAACCCGGGTACGAGGGCACCGCCTGCCAATGCAAGAAGTCGGACGAGCAGTGTCGCACACCAAGCGGGAGTGTGTGCAGCGGCAGGGGCACGTGCAAGTGTAACCAGTGCAAGTGTATGGAGGGCTACCAGCGGCCCTACTGTCTGACCTGTCCCGCCTGCCAAACCACCTGTATAACCAAGGG GAAATGCATTGAGTGTCTGGGCTTTCAGACAGGTCCATTCAGTAAGAACTGTTCCCAGGCCTGTACGAGTATTAGTGAATTCAAGATGGTGGAGATGTTGCCACCTGGTAAGCCTTGTGATGTGAGGGATGTGGAGAGCTGCCGGGTTTTCTTTACCATTACACAGTTGGATGGAGAAGACAACTACACCGCCCAAATAATAAAGACCAGAG AGTGTCCCAAGTTGCCAAACATCTATGCCATCATTGGAGGCTCCATCGTAGGCGTGACTGTCATCGGAATCCTGATCCTGCTCTTCATCAAAGTCTTCTTCACATTGAAAGACCTGAAGGAGTACCGCAAGTTTAGGAATGACGCGCAGAAAACCAAGTGGTCAGAT AATAAGAATCCAATATTCCAGGAGGCAACCACCACCGTGGCTAACCCTACCTTTAGTGGAGAATAA
- the LOC124041732 gene encoding integrin beta-2-like isoform X6 encodes MEEDIISPKNDFSSSKNISLSNTALDKGEPIQLRPQEVNLKLRPGLPHTFTLDFQRVEGYPVDLYYLMDLSYSMEDDLRSIKTLGNELFSALQGITRKGRIGFGSFVDKTVLPFTNTNSEKLNKPCAETEMYCQPAFGYRHVLSMTENKAEFESEVNKQRISGNLDSPEGTLDAIMQAAVCGERIGWRNSSTRLIVLTTDDGFHMAGDGKLAGILEPNDERCYMDNNLYSKSNEMDYPSVGQVANQLEMNNIQPIFAVTKNMEKVYRELSKMIPKSEVGVLSADSHNVVELIQNAYNRLSSKVTVTHDALPDNVRVTYTPLCPEGGPSGDKGVCNNVGVGQMVSFNVTVTADECMQSEMSFLIGPLGMKDKLKVSLSTLCKCECDDSVTVDSPYCNGKGQVNCGMCSCKAGFVGQKCECSIGEKDESSLRAACRKDNGTECEGRGDCVCGICQCYTLPGGSTYYGTHCECENESCEKFQNKLCGGNGKCRCKNCECKPGYEGTACQCKKSDEQCRTPSGSVCSGRGTCKCNQCKCMEGYQRPYCLTCPACQTTCITKGKCIECLGFQTGPFSKNCSQACTSISEFKMVEMLPPGKPCDVRDVESCRVFFTITQLDGEDNYTAQIIKTRECPKLPNIYAIIGGSIVGVTVIGILILLFIKVFFTLKDLKEYRKFRNDAQKTKWSDNKNPIFQEATTTVANPTFSGE; translated from the exons ATGGAAGAAGACATCATATCTCCCAAGAATGACTTTTCTTCTTCTAAGAACatctccctgtccaacactgcaTTGGACAAGGGGGAACCCATCCAGCTCCGTCCTCAGGAGGTCAATCTGAAGCTCAGACCAG GACTGCCTCATACATTCACGCTGGACTTTCAGAGAGTGGAGGGCTATCCTGTTGATCTCTACTACCTGATGGATCTCTCCTACTCCATGGAGGATGATTTGAGGAGCATCAAGACTCTGGGAAACGAACTGTTTAGCGCTCTGCAAGGCATCACAAGAAAAGGACGAATCG GTTTTGGCTCTTTTGTAGACAAGACTGTCCTGCCGTTCACTAACACCAACTCAGAGAAGCTGAATAAGCCATGCGCCGAAACAGAGATGTACTGCCAACCTGCTTTTGGCTACAGACATGTTCTTAGCATGACGGAAAACAAAGCTGAGTTTGAGAGCGAGGTCAACAAGCAGCGGATCTCTGGGAACTTGGACTCCCCCGAAGGGACGCTGGACGCCATCATGCAGGCTGCAGTCTGTGGG GAAAGGATTGGCTGGAGGAATAGCAGCACTCGGCTTATCGTCCTGACCACCGACGATGGCTTCCACATGGCAGGGGACGGCAAGCTGGCTGGCATACTGGAGCCCAATGATGAGAGATGTTACATGGACAATAACCTGTACAGCAAGAGCAATGAAATG GACTACCCATCTGTTGGTCAAGTGGCTAATCAGTTAGAGATGAACAACATTCAGCCAATCTTTGCTGTGACGAAGAACATGGAGAAGGTATACAGG GAACTCAGTAAAATGATCCCCAAGTCTGAGGTGGGAGTGTTGTCCGCTGACTCCCATAATGTCGTTGAACTGATCCAAAATGCCTACAAC AGGCTCTCCTCCAAAGTGACGGTGACTCATGATGCTCTCCCTGACAACGTGAGAGTCACTTACACTCCACTCTGTCCTGAAGGGGGACCCTCAGGGGACAAAGGAGTGTGTAACAATGTGGGAGTGGGACAGATG GTGTctttcaatgtaacagtgacagcgGATGAATGTATGCAGAGTGAAATGTCTTTCCTGATTGGTCCGTTGGGTATGAAGGACAAGCTGAAGGTGAGCTTGTCGACTCTCTGCAAGTGTGAGTGTGACGACTCTGTGACGGTCGATTCCCCGTACTGCAACGGGAAGGGCCAAGTCAACTGTGGCATGTGCAG TTGCAAAGCCGGCTTTGTGGGCCAGAAGTGTGAGTGCTCCATCGGGGAGAAGGACGAGAGCTCTCTGAGAGCGGCGTGCCGGAAGGACAACGGCACGGAGTGTGAAGGAcgaggggactgtgtgtgtggcaTTTGCCAGTGCTACACCTTACCAGGTGGCAGCACCTACTACGGCACGCACTGCGAGTGTGAAAACGAGAGCTGCGAGAAGTTCCAGAACAAACtgtgtggag GGAACGGAAAATGCCGTTGCAAAAATTGCGAATGCAAACCCGGGTACGAGGGCACCGCCTGCCAATGCAAGAAGTCGGACGAGCAGTGTCGCACACCAAGCGGGAGTGTGTGCAGCGGCAGGGGCACGTGCAAGTGTAACCAGTGCAAGTGTATGGAGGGCTACCAGCGGCCCTACTGTCTGACCTGTCCCGCCTGCCAAACCACCTGTATAACCAAGGG GAAATGCATTGAGTGTCTGGGCTTTCAGACAGGTCCATTCAGTAAGAACTGTTCCCAGGCCTGTACGAGTATTAGTGAATTCAAGATGGTGGAGATGTTGCCACCTGGTAAGCCTTGTGATGTGAGGGATGTGGAGAGCTGCCGGGTTTTCTTTACCATTACACAGTTGGATGGAGAAGACAACTACACCGCCCAAATAATAAAGACCAGAG AGTGTCCCAAGTTGCCAAACATCTATGCCATCATTGGAGGCTCCATCGTAGGCGTGACTGTCATCGGAATCCTGATCCTGCTCTTCATCAAAGTCTTCTTCACATTGAAAGACCTGAAGGAGTACCGCAAGTTTAGGAATGACGCGCAGAAAACCAAGTGGTCAGAT AATAAGAATCCAATATTCCAGGAGGCAACCACCACCGTGGCTAACCCTACCTTTAGTGGAGAATAA